Proteins from one Pseudoalteromonas rubra genomic window:
- a CDS encoding hybrid non-ribosomal peptide synthetase/type I polyketide synthase, translating to MNNDLVATLVTLARTRGDDIAYQYFFEDNQPAVSLSYAELDLKSRKIAARLLTYFDRGDRALLLYNSGFEFVEAFFACLYAGIVAVPVYPPKKNQNTDRLRSIIEDAGATGALTSSKIYEIAQPLFEAETSLSNVSIIATDSEGVEQVEPMAWQDILIAPQDLAFLQYTSGSTGSPKGVMVSHANIMDNEEMMKLAFGHSAQTPIVSWLPHFHDMGLIFGILHPIYIGAPAALMNPTSFLQKPLRWLKLLSETKAVTSSAPNFAYDLCVDTIKEEELANLDLSHWQSALNGAEPVRASTLERFYQKFKRCGFRREATAPCYGMAETTLFATGGRLMKTPSVLQLDSREMHQGKASLLTEPAARTELFYDLTVADNTPTDNQPYYAVSCGSTWHGHTLAIVNPETKQRCEDGHTGEIWVKGASVAQGYWRKAEQTKEIFQARIADDNDGPYLRTGDLGFVHQNELYVTGRAKDVMIFRGKNYYPQDIELTVVEAHAAMDNNGGAAFSYLSEQGEERLVIVQQVKRTAVRKLNEQEIFAAITSAITEQHGITPHEVVLIKPGRILKTSSGKIQRQENKRHYLADTFDVLARSRAQQSGSDKASHPAKNTHYSDIEATLRTVLQEVVGLEVDRQPNSLDVDATFLSLGVDSMKAVRISGELMELHDIELEATVLYEYPSIALLANHLSQFDSVRERLSALVPEHSAQQATNSTTTQYKSEARVCTDNIDVAVIGMACRYPQATGLTGYWQLLMDKRDAISVPNAVRQALCPELGQTRLGGYLDNIEQFDAGLFGISPAEARYIDPQHRLLLETSFHAIQSAGMMPAELAGQPVGVYVGISQNDYFNMSNKAQQGNAYLGTGTALSIAANRLSYTYNFTGPSLSVDTACSSSLVALHHALTGLRAGDMPMALVSGVNLILSNEVTDACENAQMLAQDGRCKTFSRAADGYVRSEGVGCVLLKPLTQAMADKDPIYGVLKGSAVNQDGRSNGITAPNGASQQRVIKSALCNAAVSPADVQYIETHGTGTELGDPIEVSALAKVYGEGRAPNQPLLLGSAKANIGHLESGAGLAGLIKTLLCLDKGQVPAQLHTAQLNTHIPWQKLPVQVATQAQSWPAQTDQHRLAAVSSFGFGGTNAHVICAQAPAYATQDNKTSSQNSGYVLPLSAKSAKSLTELVSRYADTLSTATPQAFDALNSQTASMPHFKEARRAFVGETREALVAALKDHALLTGSANDALASTRELVFLFTGQGAQYPDMGKALYESQPVFRDAINECDRLLSDKLGPRLTTVLYSDPSEQYLAQTQWTQVCLFAIEYAQAQLWLSRGVKPSRLVSHSVGEYAAACIAGVFSLADAIKLIAERGRLMHALADNGRMVTARCERAQADALVADIAGQLSVSAYHGESGVVFSGHNSAMDTLCKALDDAGMRHKAINTARAFHSPLMQPMLSEFAEVAAQVTYHQPTIPFISSVTGQQEALRLCDPGYWVEQICAPVQFESCIAQLSQSDAYCALELGPKPMLCGLLQESHPAEQCEFLHVLHAKGADLPRLLSAQGRLFELGVTLDWKQLYADGNESKVPLPLYPFDHSPYWIAELTTALSAQPDTEGAQSQAAQASITREEAIRHFVLSTLSRLLSMQVGDIQTHVPLLEMGVDSLMIMNAVRTYEREFGLEFSVRQFYETLSTVDLLVAYIIEHSDYQCQEATPMALSGQGGSDPVLAAQAEPTSVSVPTELVATICREQLQAAASVTNTSAATSVEAIAARQLAMLQGMSGQIGTQPVSTALAAASAPQAVTTQTLAEQPMTQQSEAAQVLPGFAQKQITTAASSQSVQKHLASLIGRYCAKTPLSKAMVSEHRVHLADCRASAGFRMSSKELLYPVFGQRCEGSRIWDIDGNEYIDITMDFGVNLFGHKPDFVTKALNQQIENGLQLGLASAQACDVAELISELTALERVTFCNSGTEAVMTAVRLARNKTRRNKIVQFEGAYHGHYDGTLAQNAPGGESVEPMCSGVRAGAISDNLVLEYGAESALDAIRAQGSDIAAVLVEPVQSRHPGHQPWAFLQSLRALTAELGIALIFDEMITGFRAHPGGVQAMQGIQADMATYGKIVGGGLPVGVVAGSHEYMDGIDGGVWQYGDASYPQADTTFFAGTFCKHPLVMASAKAVLSEIKAQGAQLQEAITDKTQYLAQTLNTFFAQQQIPMQIEHFASLFRFRFSQNLDVFFYEMLNRGVFIWEGRNCFLSAAHTEADVNAIIQTVKDSVLALKAAGYFGEPDPTDTQPERFPLTGAQQQLLALALKSEQGAQAYHLQAVLRLNGLLDKTRLTQAIAQLLSDYPLLSYTVDPLTLSHVQLTQQDLALTEHEFSDKSQSLQTRLTELRYRPFEFGVQPLCRFDLLPCGTHEYVLSISAHHVLYDGLSLQQLMSRIADNYSRADSQATPPAIVHFSAYVEGVDHYLNSEGYQQDKAYWLGKLAPCEALTLPMCPRADSQESFAVEKQVFTLDALPQIKVLSQSQGCGQFATLLAVYTLWLHKLTGQKHIAVGIPVSDRGILSDNYDPDDLDLHLPGYCTNILPIVAQFTGPLTVGELIKQVQSSLLEAFEHQHLPYSELTHEPVCLPQTLFNLDKVQHLPEFSGLTVSTCTTDTRFGQYELSCNLLCVDGQWTLELEYLSARYDSDMMNSYAQSLITLFASLEPEQVCSHASLLDSETRAQLLAPVSDSQVLPLLLDALTEQVTCSAQETALICSGQSLSYEQLQARANQLANYLAAQGVGRDSLVAIALPRRTELLVALLAVLKTGAAFLPLDLSFPQARLQDMLNDSQAAFLLCDELSEAAVAIANTHIEVVDLDARQTDIASCPGTFEVQAISPQQRAYVIYTSGSTGRPKGVEISHGALANLLHTMVKEPGLCRTDCLLSVTTIAFDIALLELFGPLMVGATVLLASDEACSDPNALLELIGQHSVTVMQATPTLWQLLLSARPDCVAGLTVWSGGEPLNEILAAQLLSQAKALWNMYGPTETTIWSATTQILDPEHITIGKPVANTRLIVLSEDATSGADIQPDGVWGELWIGGAGLANGYLARPELTDARFVTYVLDGEHGERLYRTGDRARRLADGRFELDGRLDHQVKLHGHRIELGEIEAQLRKVLSDVDVRVFIKTTAQDQMALCAYAIEQGEAAQRWNISALRSALANHLPAYMLPEYLCWLVQWPTTANGKLDRNALAVPDTNYATQTTLCAPVNPIETQILTFYLELLNTEQLGTRHNFFECGGNSVLAMQLVSRLNQHFAIRATVGDIFDNPSAMQLAVRVDELVNAGPMAGSQGVERLSNIVSGRDISVALDDQSMTEMDL from the coding sequence ATGAATAACGACTTAGTGGCTACATTAGTGACATTGGCCCGGACACGTGGCGATGACATTGCATATCAGTATTTCTTCGAAGATAACCAACCGGCAGTTTCCCTGAGCTACGCGGAGCTCGACTTAAAATCCAGAAAAATCGCAGCACGTTTGCTCACTTACTTTGACAGAGGCGACAGAGCTTTGCTTCTGTACAACTCAGGGTTTGAGTTTGTTGAAGCCTTTTTTGCCTGCTTGTACGCCGGTATTGTAGCGGTGCCTGTATATCCGCCAAAAAAGAATCAAAATACCGATAGACTGAGGAGCATCATCGAAGATGCTGGCGCGACGGGTGCGCTGACCAGCAGCAAGATTTATGAAATCGCTCAGCCGCTATTTGAAGCTGAAACCAGTCTCAGCAATGTGTCTATCATTGCCACCGACAGTGAAGGAGTCGAGCAGGTCGAGCCTATGGCCTGGCAGGATATTCTTATAGCACCGCAAGATTTGGCCTTTTTGCAATATACCTCAGGCTCGACGGGTAGCCCCAAAGGGGTGATGGTGAGCCACGCGAACATCATGGACAACGAAGAAATGATGAAGCTGGCCTTCGGTCATAGTGCACAAACCCCCATCGTCAGCTGGCTGCCGCATTTCCATGATATGGGGCTCATCTTTGGCATCCTGCATCCCATTTACATTGGTGCCCCAGCGGCACTGATGAATCCGACATCGTTTCTGCAAAAACCTCTGCGATGGCTGAAGTTACTGAGTGAGACCAAAGCGGTGACTTCCAGTGCCCCAAACTTTGCCTATGACCTGTGTGTTGACACAATCAAAGAAGAAGAGCTGGCAAACTTAGACTTATCGCATTGGCAAAGTGCTCTGAATGGCGCTGAACCTGTTCGGGCCAGTACACTTGAGCGCTTTTATCAGAAATTTAAACGCTGCGGTTTTCGTCGTGAGGCAACTGCGCCTTGTTATGGCATGGCTGAAACCACCTTATTTGCCACGGGCGGACGTTTAATGAAAACGCCGTCAGTGCTGCAGCTGGATAGTAGAGAGATGCATCAGGGGAAAGCATCGTTACTGACTGAACCTGCGGCGCGCACAGAGTTGTTTTACGATCTGACTGTTGCGGATAACACGCCAACAGATAATCAGCCCTATTATGCGGTGTCATGCGGCAGCACCTGGCATGGTCACACCCTGGCGATTGTGAACCCTGAAACTAAACAGCGTTGTGAGGATGGGCATACCGGTGAGATCTGGGTAAAAGGCGCCAGTGTTGCTCAGGGCTACTGGCGCAAGGCTGAGCAGACGAAAGAAATTTTTCAGGCGCGTATTGCCGATGATAATGACGGCCCTTATTTGCGTACTGGCGACCTGGGTTTTGTTCATCAAAACGAGCTATATGTCACGGGGCGTGCCAAAGACGTGATGATTTTCCGCGGTAAAAACTATTACCCTCAGGATATTGAGCTCACTGTGGTGGAGGCGCATGCTGCTATGGACAATAATGGCGGCGCGGCGTTTTCCTATTTGTCTGAACAAGGCGAAGAGCGTCTGGTTATCGTGCAGCAGGTTAAACGTACGGCCGTACGCAAACTGAATGAGCAAGAGATCTTTGCGGCTATTACTTCAGCGATTACCGAACAACATGGCATTACACCTCATGAGGTTGTGTTGATTAAGCCCGGGCGGATCCTGAAAACCTCTAGCGGTAAAATTCAGCGTCAGGAAAATAAACGCCATTATCTGGCAGATACCTTTGATGTGTTAGCCCGTTCACGAGCCCAGCAGAGCGGGTCAGACAAAGCGTCACACCCAGCAAAAAATACGCATTATTCAGACATTGAAGCAACGTTACGCACCGTCTTGCAGGAAGTGGTGGGGCTCGAAGTTGACCGCCAGCCGAACAGCCTGGATGTTGACGCCACCTTTTTATCTCTGGGTGTCGACTCGATGAAAGCCGTACGGATCTCGGGCGAGTTGATGGAGCTGCATGATATTGAGCTCGAAGCCACGGTACTTTACGAGTATCCATCGATTGCCCTGCTTGCAAATCATCTGAGTCAGTTTGACTCAGTGCGAGAACGATTGAGTGCACTAGTGCCTGAACACTCAGCGCAGCAAGCAACAAATTCGACGACCACGCAATACAAGAGCGAAGCGCGTGTGTGCACGGATAATATCGATGTGGCAGTTATTGGCATGGCATGCCGTTATCCGCAAGCCACAGGTCTCACAGGATACTGGCAATTGCTGATGGATAAACGCGATGCCATTAGTGTGCCAAACGCAGTGCGACAGGCGCTGTGTCCAGAGCTGGGCCAGACGCGTCTGGGTGGTTATCTGGATAATATTGAGCAGTTTGATGCCGGGTTATTCGGTATTTCACCGGCAGAAGCCAGATACATCGACCCACAGCATCGTTTGCTGCTTGAAACCAGCTTCCATGCCATTCAGTCTGCCGGCATGATGCCCGCAGAATTGGCCGGTCAGCCCGTTGGCGTATATGTGGGTATTTCTCAGAATGATTACTTCAATATGTCGAACAAGGCACAGCAGGGTAATGCGTACCTCGGTACCGGCACTGCACTGAGCATTGCGGCCAATCGTCTGTCCTATACCTACAATTTTACGGGCCCGAGTCTATCGGTGGATACGGCCTGCTCTTCCTCTTTGGTTGCTTTGCACCATGCGCTGACCGGGCTCCGTGCGGGTGATATGCCTATGGCGCTGGTGAGTGGTGTTAACCTGATCCTCAGTAATGAGGTCACGGACGCCTGTGAGAATGCACAAATGCTGGCACAGGATGGTCGCTGCAAGACATTCTCACGCGCTGCCGATGGCTATGTGCGCAGTGAGGGCGTGGGTTGTGTGTTATTAAAGCCGCTGACTCAGGCAATGGCCGATAAAGACCCGATCTACGGAGTACTGAAAGGCAGTGCAGTGAATCAGGACGGGCGCAGCAATGGGATTACGGCACCGAATGGTGCATCGCAACAAAGGGTGATCAAGTCGGCTTTGTGCAATGCGGCTGTATCACCTGCGGATGTGCAATATATTGAAACCCATGGCACGGGCACTGAACTGGGTGATCCGATAGAAGTATCGGCACTGGCTAAAGTGTATGGAGAAGGGCGCGCGCCCAACCAGCCTTTGCTGCTGGGATCGGCGAAAGCCAACATTGGTCACTTGGAGTCCGGTGCAGGTCTTGCCGGGCTGATTAAAACACTGTTGTGCCTTGATAAAGGGCAAGTACCCGCGCAGTTACATACCGCGCAGCTCAACACCCATATTCCATGGCAAAAGCTGCCGGTGCAGGTTGCGACACAAGCACAGAGCTGGCCTGCTCAGACGGACCAACACAGACTGGCAGCGGTCAGTTCGTTCGGGTTTGGTGGCACCAATGCCCATGTGATCTGTGCCCAGGCACCTGCTTATGCTACTCAGGATAACAAAACCTCATCGCAAAACTCGGGGTATGTGCTGCCATTGTCGGCAAAATCTGCCAAATCACTGACTGAGCTTGTTAGTCGTTATGCTGATACACTGAGCACGGCAACGCCACAAGCATTCGATGCCCTGAACAGTCAGACCGCGAGCATGCCGCATTTCAAGGAAGCCCGTCGCGCTTTTGTCGGTGAAACCAGAGAGGCGCTCGTCGCGGCGCTAAAAGATCATGCTCTGTTAACTGGTTCTGCAAATGACGCGCTGGCGTCAACGCGGGAACTGGTGTTCCTGTTCACCGGGCAGGGGGCTCAATATCCGGATATGGGCAAAGCTCTGTATGAGTCGCAGCCGGTGTTTCGTGATGCCATCAATGAATGTGACCGTTTGCTTAGCGATAAGCTGGGACCAAGACTGACCACAGTTTTGTACAGCGATCCGAGCGAGCAGTATCTGGCGCAGACTCAATGGACTCAGGTGTGTTTATTTGCCATCGAATATGCACAAGCTCAGTTGTGGCTTAGCCGGGGTGTTAAGCCGTCGCGTCTGGTGAGCCACAGCGTTGGAGAATATGCCGCGGCCTGTATAGCTGGCGTGTTTTCGCTTGCCGATGCAATTAAGCTGATTGCAGAGCGTGGTCGGCTAATGCATGCGCTGGCGGATAATGGTCGTATGGTGACTGCGCGCTGTGAGCGTGCTCAGGCTGATGCGTTGGTGGCTGATATAGCCGGTCAGCTCTCGGTATCGGCTTACCATGGTGAGTCGGGTGTGGTGTTTTCTGGTCACAATAGTGCCATGGATACTTTGTGCAAGGCGCTTGACGATGCAGGTATGCGCCACAAAGCTATCAACACGGCGCGGGCATTTCATTCTCCGCTGATGCAACCTATGCTCAGTGAATTCGCTGAGGTAGCAGCACAAGTTACCTATCACCAGCCAACAATCCCTTTTATTTCGTCAGTTACGGGTCAGCAAGAAGCGCTGCGGCTGTGCGATCCTGGCTATTGGGTTGAGCAGATCTGTGCGCCGGTCCAGTTTGAATCCTGCATAGCTCAGCTGTCTCAGTCAGACGCTTATTGTGCCCTTGAGCTTGGGCCTAAACCGATGTTATGTGGTCTGTTGCAGGAAAGTCACCCTGCTGAACAGTGTGAGTTTTTACATGTATTGCACGCTAAAGGTGCGGATTTACCACGCTTGTTATCAGCACAGGGGCGTTTGTTTGAGTTGGGCGTAACACTTGACTGGAAGCAGTTATATGCGGATGGCAACGAATCTAAAGTGCCATTGCCTTTGTACCCGTTTGATCACAGTCCTTACTGGATTGCGGAACTAACGACTGCATTGAGCGCGCAGCCCGATACTGAGGGAGCGCAGTCGCAAGCAGCTCAAGCAAGCATCACCCGAGAAGAGGCGATCCGTCATTTTGTGCTCAGTACTTTGTCGCGCTTGTTATCTATGCAAGTCGGTGACATTCAGACCCATGTGCCGCTATTGGAAATGGGTGTGGACTCGTTGATGATTATGAATGCTGTGCGGACTTACGAGCGGGAATTCGGATTAGAGTTTAGTGTACGCCAGTTCTATGAAACGCTTAGTACGGTTGATTTACTGGTAGCGTACATCATTGAACATAGTGATTACCAATGTCAGGAAGCAACGCCGATGGCCTTGTCAGGACAAGGCGGCAGCGACCCCGTACTTGCAGCACAGGCTGAACCAACGTCAGTTTCTGTACCCACTGAGTTGGTTGCGACCATTTGTCGTGAACAATTGCAGGCTGCTGCGTCAGTCACCAATACCAGTGCAGCAACCAGTGTTGAAGCCATCGCAGCGCGTCAATTAGCCATGCTACAAGGTATGAGCGGCCAGATTGGCACACAGCCAGTTAGTACGGCACTTGCAGCGGCATCTGCTCCGCAGGCTGTAACCACGCAGACTTTAGCTGAACAACCAATGACGCAGCAAAGTGAAGCCGCTCAGGTTTTACCCGGGTTCGCTCAAAAGCAGATAACCACGGCTGCCAGCAGCCAATCTGTACAAAAGCATCTGGCTTCACTGATTGGGCGTTATTGCGCCAAAACCCCTTTGTCGAAAGCCATGGTGTCTGAACATCGCGTACACCTGGCGGACTGCCGCGCGTCGGCAGGGTTCCGCATGTCAAGCAAAGAACTGCTGTATCCGGTGTTTGGGCAACGCTGTGAAGGCAGTCGGATCTGGGATATTGACGGCAATGAATATATTGATATTACCATGGATTTTGGGGTCAACTTGTTTGGTCACAAGCCTGATTTTGTCACCAAGGCGCTGAATCAGCAAATAGAGAATGGTCTGCAATTGGGGCTGGCAAGTGCACAAGCGTGTGATGTGGCAGAGCTTATCAGTGAGTTAACCGCACTGGAGCGCGTTACTTTTTGCAACTCCGGTACTGAGGCGGTGATGACTGCGGTACGTCTGGCGCGCAACAAAACCCGGCGTAACAAAATCGTGCAGTTTGAAGGGGCTTATCATGGCCATTATGACGGCACGCTGGCTCAAAACGCGCCGGGTGGGGAGTCGGTTGAACCTATGTGCAGCGGCGTCAGAGCGGGGGCTATCAGCGATAATCTGGTGCTTGAATACGGCGCAGAGTCCGCGCTGGATGCTATCCGAGCGCAGGGCAGCGACATTGCAGCTGTGCTGGTTGAGCCGGTGCAAAGCCGCCATCCGGGGCATCAGCCTTGGGCATTTTTGCAGTCACTCAGAGCACTGACTGCCGAGCTGGGGATCGCGCTTATCTTTGATGAGATGATCACCGGGTTTAGAGCGCACCCAGGTGGTGTTCAGGCTATGCAGGGGATCCAGGCGGACATGGCTACCTATGGCAAGATTGTTGGTGGCGGTTTGCCTGTGGGGGTTGTTGCAGGTAGCCACGAATATATGGATGGCATTGATGGAGGCGTCTGGCAGTATGGTGATGCCTCTTATCCGCAGGCGGATACCACCTTTTTTGCCGGCACTTTTTGTAAACACCCGTTGGTGATGGCCAGTGCTAAAGCTGTTCTGAGTGAAATTAAAGCGCAAGGTGCGCAGCTACAAGAAGCGATTACTGATAAGACTCAATATCTTGCACAAACACTGAATACGTTTTTTGCGCAGCAGCAAATTCCGATGCAGATAGAGCATTTTGCTTCTTTGTTCCGCTTCCGCTTTAGTCAAAATCTGGACGTGTTTTTTTATGAAATGCTCAATCGTGGCGTGTTTATCTGGGAGGGGCGTAATTGTTTTCTGTCGGCCGCGCATACTGAAGCAGACGTTAATGCCATTATCCAGACCGTTAAAGACAGTGTGTTGGCGCTAAAAGCGGCCGGTTACTTTGGAGAACCGGACCCAACAGATACACAGCCTGAGCGTTTCCCGTTAACGGGGGCGCAGCAGCAACTACTGGCGCTGGCGCTCAAATCTGAGCAGGGCGCTCAAGCGTATCACTTACAGGCGGTATTGCGTCTAAACGGACTATTGGACAAAACCCGTCTCACGCAGGCCATTGCTCAGCTGCTTAGCGATTATCCTTTGCTGAGTTACACCGTAGATCCGCTCACCTTGTCGCATGTACAGCTAACGCAACAGGATTTAGCATTGACTGAGCATGAGTTCAGCGACAAATCACAGTCACTTCAGACCAGGCTTACGGAATTACGTTATCGGCCCTTTGAGTTTGGTGTCCAGCCACTGTGCCGCTTTGATTTATTGCCATGCGGTACTCACGAGTATGTACTTAGCATTAGCGCGCACCACGTGCTGTACGATGGGCTCAGCCTGCAACAATTGATGAGTCGTATTGCGGACAATTATAGCCGGGCGGATAGTCAAGCAACACCACCTGCTATAGTGCATTTTAGTGCCTATGTTGAGGGCGTGGATCATTACCTGAATAGTGAAGGTTATCAGCAGGATAAAGCTTATTGGCTGGGTAAACTGGCCCCGTGCGAAGCGCTGACTCTGCCAATGTGTCCCCGGGCAGACAGTCAGGAAAGCTTTGCTGTTGAAAAGCAGGTGTTTACACTGGATGCGTTACCTCAAATTAAGGTGCTGAGCCAGTCTCAGGGATGTGGTCAGTTTGCCACCTTACTGGCTGTCTATACCTTATGGTTACACAAGCTGACGGGGCAAAAACACATAGCAGTGGGCATACCGGTCTCTGATCGGGGCATACTCAGTGACAACTACGACCCGGATGACCTGGATCTGCACTTACCTGGTTATTGCACCAATATCTTACCTATCGTCGCTCAATTCACTGGCCCGCTGACTGTGGGTGAGTTAATTAAGCAGGTGCAATCCAGCCTGCTTGAAGCCTTTGAGCATCAGCACCTGCCATACAGCGAACTAACGCATGAGCCAGTGTGTCTGCCACAGACACTCTTTAACCTGGATAAAGTGCAACACTTGCCTGAATTTTCTGGGCTGACGGTGTCGACTTGCACAACGGATACCCGCTTTGGTCAGTATGAATTAAGCTGCAACCTGTTGTGTGTGGATGGCCAGTGGACACTGGAGTTGGAGTATCTGAGCGCACGCTACGATAGCGATATGATGAACAGTTATGCGCAGTCGCTGATCACACTGTTTGCGAGTCTTGAACCTGAGCAGGTGTGCAGCCATGCAAGTTTGCTGGACAGCGAGACTCGGGCACAGTTGCTGGCGCCGGTTTCTGACAGCCAAGTGTTGCCGTTACTGCTGGATGCACTAACAGAGCAAGTGACGTGCTCAGCGCAAGAGACTGCGTTGATTTGCTCAGGGCAGTCGCTCAGTTATGAGCAATTGCAAGCGCGCGCTAACCAGCTTGCAAATTACCTGGCAGCACAGGGCGTGGGTCGTGACTCTCTGGTAGCCATTGCGCTGCCAAGGCGGACCGAACTATTGGTGGCTTTACTGGCCGTGTTGAAAACCGGTGCCGCGTTTTTACCACTTGATTTGAGCTTTCCGCAGGCCAGGTTGCAGGACATGCTAAACGACAGCCAGGCTGCTTTCTTGTTGTGTGATGAACTGAGTGAAGCGGCGGTCGCCATTGCTAATACCCATATTGAGGTTGTTGACCTGGATGCCCGGCAAACTGATATTGCTTCATGCCCAGGCACATTTGAAGTTCAGGCAATCTCACCTCAGCAACGTGCTTATGTGATTTACACATCAGGCTCCACTGGCAGGCCTAAAGGGGTTGAGATCAGCCATGGGGCGCTGGCAAACCTGTTACATACTATGGTGAAGGAACCGGGCCTGTGCCGCACTGATTGCCTGTTGAGCGTGACCACCATTGCCTTCGATATCGCATTGTTGGAATTGTTCGGTCCCCTGATGGTTGGCGCAACGGTACTGCTGGCCAGCGACGAGGCCTGTAGCGATCCAAATGCACTGCTTGAGCTCATTGGCCAACATTCGGTGACTGTCATGCAGGCCACGCCAACCTTGTGGCAATTACTGCTCTCGGCCCGTCCTGATTGTGTTGCCGGATTAACCGTTTGGAGTGGTGGTGAGCCCTTAAATGAGATACTTGCTGCGCAACTGCTTTCGCAGGCAAAGGCGCTGTGGAATATGTACGGACCAACCGAAACCACCATTTGGTCTGCAACCACTCAGATACTCGACCCTGAACACATCACTATCGGCAAGCCAGTCGCCAATACTCGCCTGATTGTATTAAGTGAAGATGCGACATCGGGTGCTGACATACAGCCTGATGGCGTATGGGGGGAGTTGTGGATAGGCGGGGCTGGCCTGGCCAATGGCTATTTGGCACGACCTGAGCTAACCGACGCACGTTTTGTTACCTATGTGCTTGATGGTGAACACGGTGAACGACTTTATCGGACCGGTGACAGAGCTCGCAGGCTGGCTGATGGCCGCTTTGAGCTCGACGGCCGCCTCGATCATCAAGTCAAATTGCATGGTCACCGGATTGAGCTAGGTGAGATAGAAGCGCAGTTGCGTAAGGTGCTGAGTGATGTCGATGTGCGCGTATTTATTAAAACCACAGCGCAAGATCAGATGGCGTTGTGTGCCTATGCCATTGAACAGGGCGAGGCGGCACAGCGCTGGAATATCAGTGCGCTGCGCAGTGCGTTAGCCAATCATTTACCAGCTTATATGTTGCCGGAGTATTTGTGCTGGCTCGTTCAGTGGCCAACCACGGCCAATGGCAAGCTGGATCGTAATGCGCTGGCGGTACCCGACACCAACTATGCGACACAAACCACCCTATGCGCGCCGGTTAACCCAATAGAAACTCAGATCCTGACCTTTTATCTTGAGTTGCTAAACACGGAGCAGCTGGGTACCCGACACAACTTCTTTGAATGTGGTGGTAATTCGGTGCTGGCCATGCAGCTGGTCTCCCGGTTAAACCAACACTTTGCCATCAGAGCGACAGTGGGAGATATCTTTGATAACCCCAGTGCCATGCAATTGGCAGTGCGTGTGGATGAACTGGTGAATGCAGGGCCGATGGCTGGCTCACAAGGCGTTGAACGCCTCAGTAATATTGTCAGTGGTCGCGATATCAGTGTGGCATTAGATGATCAATCCATGACGGAGATGGACTTGTAA